Below is a genomic region from Fischerella sp. PCC 9605.
AGGAGAAGAACAAATAAAAACCTATCAAAATGGGCTTAGCAGCATACTAGTAATCTGTTAATTCATTGTTTGGGTTGGGCAGAGGACAGCAATTGACATCGTTCAAGCAGACTTTGCCCCAGTGCAATGCCCAGCGGACAAGAGCTACTCGATTGTCTGTACCCGTTTTGGTGAGAATGTTGCTGATATGGTTATCAACTGTACGCTTACTAATTTCAAGTTTAGCTGCAATTTCTTGATTAGTTAAGCCAGCGGCCACTAAGTCGATAATTTGCAGTTCTCTGTCTGACAGACTTACAGGGGTCTGAGACTCGCCACCAGCCATGCTTTATTTTATCCTCCTTGGTATATGTACTTAATCGCTCTTTTTCATTCTAGAAGATTCTTTTGCTGGTAGGCATTTCCAGTGTTAGCAGTAATACTTATTATTAATTTTTCTTTTTAAATCGGTTATGTAGCAGTAGGGTGGCACATAAAATTGTATTTTATTTTACAAATAAAAAATCAAGCAAAAATATTACCACATTAAATAACACTAATTAGAAGAATTAACAGTAATTTTGAGTGGCAGAAAATGCTGTTTAATTGTATGAACAACTGCCGACAAAGGAATAGAAATTATTGTAGATTTTATACTGGAAATTTCTCTTCCAAAATCGAAATTTTAAAATCAGATGAGTAATTCCCGTGTTTTGTGCTTGGGTGAAATTTTATTTGATTGTTTAGCCGATCAATTAGGGCGATCGCTCGAAGAGGTCGAGTCTTGGACTCCCTACCCAGGGGGTGCACCAGCTAACGTAGCCTGCGCCTTGGTAAAGCTGGGGATACCAGCAGGATTTATCGGTTGTGTGGGTGAAGATGAACCTGGTAATGAACTGGTAGAGCTATTGCAAAAAATAGGTGTAGATACAACTGGTGTGCAACGTCATTCCACGGCACCAACCCGGCAGGTTTATGTTGTGCGTTCCCTATCGGGCGATCGCCACTTTGCTGGATTTGGACAGTATAGTACCACAGAATTCGCTGACACCCGCCTGCAAGCAGGGCAATTACCAATCAAGCT
It encodes:
- a CDS encoding helix-turn-helix domain-containing protein; its protein translation is MAGGESQTPVSLSDRELQIIDLVAAGLTNQEIAAKLEISKRTVDNHISNILTKTGTDNRVALVRWALHWGKVCLNDVNCCPLPNPNNELTDY